The Micromonospora sp. M71_S20 genome has a window encoding:
- a CDS encoding nucleotidyltransferase family protein: MRDSGLPEAWICAGVIRDLVRSERYGDGGAPSRVRDVEVVFLDPTDLSRDNDDRVTPKAGDDLAGASGRRRTSTAPVAARLRPAGAVAGRACCAGSVVRDSRWKARSGALVEGSTPVCWPGGWTGRYAEHV; encoded by the coding sequence GTGCGGGATTCCGGCTTGCCGGAGGCCTGGATCTGCGCGGGCGTTATTCGGGATCTCGTTCGCAGTGAGCGGTATGGCGACGGCGGCGCCCCTTCACGGGTGCGGGACGTCGAAGTCGTCTTCCTCGACCCGACAGACCTGAGCCGCGACAACGACGACCGGGTCACACCGAAGGCTGGCGACGACCTGGCGGGAGCCAGTGGGAGGCGAAGAACCAGCACAGCACCCGTCGCGGCCCGGTTACGTCCGGCGGGCGCCGTGGCGGGGCGGGCCTGCTGTGCTGGCTCGGTGGTCCGGGACAGCAGGTGGAAGGCGCGGTCGGGGGCACTGGTGGAGGGATCAACTCCGGTCTGCTGGCCCGGCGGCTGGACCGGCCGCTACGCGGAGCACGTCTGA
- a CDS encoding RNA polymerase sigma factor — MTPDVEHLLRTEAPQVLGALVRRFGHFDIAEDAVQEALLVASRAWPTDGVPENPRSWLIRIGYRRMVDLLRTDQARRRRERHAGMSELAMRDPIRQAGRAQEADDSLTLLLLCCHPALSPTSQVALTLRAVGGLTTAEIAHAYGTSENTMGARISRAKQRLARAGARFTPPTDADRDSRMNAVMQVLYLIFNEGYTASTGDELSRVDLTREAIRLTRMLRDSLPDDPEVTGLLALMLLTESRRAARTDGDELVPLDEQDRTRWDPELIREGTELIDSVWRRCEVGTYQLQAAVAAVHAAAASPDRTDWPQIAALYLGLERLSPTAPVRLSRVVAVAHAYGPTRGLALLDDLNRGYHLDEDPLTRQRERAIRAHLLEMTGDTASAAARYREAAALTHNQFEERYLQRRAHRLG; from the coding sequence GTGACGCCGGACGTCGAGCACCTGCTGCGCACCGAGGCGCCGCAGGTCCTCGGTGCGCTGGTGCGGCGCTTCGGCCACTTCGACATCGCCGAGGACGCGGTACAGGAGGCCCTGCTCGTCGCAAGCCGAGCGTGGCCGACGGACGGCGTTCCGGAGAACCCGCGCAGCTGGCTGATCCGGATCGGGTACCGGCGGATGGTCGACCTGCTCCGCACCGACCAGGCCCGACGCCGTCGCGAGCGGCACGCCGGCATGAGCGAGCTGGCGATGCGGGACCCGATCCGCCAGGCAGGCCGTGCGCAGGAAGCCGACGACAGTCTCACGCTCCTGCTGCTGTGCTGCCACCCCGCGCTGAGCCCCACCTCCCAGGTGGCGCTCACCCTCCGCGCGGTCGGCGGCCTGACGACCGCGGAGATCGCACACGCGTACGGGACGAGTGAGAACACCATGGGCGCCCGGATCAGCCGCGCCAAGCAGCGACTGGCCCGCGCCGGCGCCCGGTTCACCCCGCCGACCGACGCCGACCGCGACAGCCGGATGAACGCCGTCATGCAGGTGCTCTACCTGATCTTCAACGAGGGCTACACCGCCTCCACCGGAGACGAGCTCTCTCGCGTGGACCTCACCCGCGAGGCGATCCGGCTGACCCGCATGCTCCGCGACTCCCTGCCGGACGACCCCGAGGTGACCGGGCTGCTCGCTCTGATGCTGCTCACCGAGTCGCGGCGCGCTGCCCGTACCGACGGCGACGAACTGGTGCCGCTGGACGAGCAGGACCGGACACGGTGGGATCCCGAGCTGATCCGCGAGGGCACCGAGCTGATCGACAGCGTCTGGCGGCGGTGCGAGGTCGGCACGTACCAGTTGCAGGCCGCGGTTGCGGCCGTGCACGCCGCGGCCGCGTCGCCGGACCGCACGGACTGGCCCCAGATCGCGGCGCTGTACCTGGGACTGGAACGGCTCAGTCCGACCGCGCCGGTACGGCTGAGCCGGGTGGTCGCAGTCGCGCACGCGTACGGGCCGACCCGGGGGCTGGCACTGCTCGACGACCTCAACCGGGGCTACCACTTGGACGAGGATCCGCTGACCCGGCAACGCGAACGCGCGATCCGCGCACATCTGCTTGAGATGACCGGTGACACGGCCAGCGCGGCGGCGCGGTACCGCGAAGCAGCCGCTCTGACCCATAACCAGTTCGAAGAGCGGTACCTCCAACGCCGAGCCCACCGCCTCGGCTGA
- a CDS encoding TetR family transcriptional regulator translates to MAYLARAERRRSIVEAAAAVVGRDGLSAVTARIVADELGGSQGQIHHHFASTDELAGEAWRLYAAQQIDEYEHEIQGLSAYDALVLFFADLVSTDGDGHALARWAEANAHAQQRPLVARSYVETLTRLTDVLASVLAADSDAAHARTAAWRILMLGVGLAGLTRITEDSPVPARDVMLSAIRAETG, encoded by the coding sequence ATGGCGTATCTGGCGCGTGCCGAGCGGCGCCGCTCGATCGTGGAGGCGGCGGCCGCCGTGGTCGGGCGCGACGGTTTGAGTGCGGTGACGGCCAGAATCGTGGCGGACGAGCTTGGCGGGTCGCAGGGCCAGATCCACCACCACTTCGCGTCGACCGACGAGCTCGCCGGGGAGGCCTGGCGGCTCTACGCCGCGCAGCAGATCGATGAGTACGAGCACGAGATCCAGGGCCTCTCTGCGTACGACGCCCTCGTGCTCTTCTTCGCCGACCTCGTCAGCACCGACGGGGACGGGCACGCGCTTGCGCGGTGGGCCGAGGCAAACGCACACGCGCAGCAGCGGCCCCTCGTCGCGAGGAGCTACGTCGAGACGCTCACCCGGCTGACCGACGTCCTCGCCTCCGTCTTGGCCGCGGACTCCGACGCCGCGCATGCGCGAACGGCCGCCTGGCGGATCCTCATGCTCGGGGTCGGGCTCGCCGGGCTCACCCGCATCACCGAGGACTCACCCGTACCGGCCCGTGACGTCATGCTGTCGGCGATCCGAGCGGAGACGGGCTGA
- a CDS encoding FBP domain-containing protein, translating to MSRDEVRGAIMNLDAVGSKVRLPARFDEVAWDKLDYLGWRDPRAPLRAYLVTDIDGTASGALLRQNPNRAELGGRAVMCSLCHFMRRFNEVALFAAPRPSADKRQRLSTLGILVCTDLDCVTKVHSVPVLGPLDPPLDEIIQARREGLRMRTVSFLRSVSSTPRSVRGRG from the coding sequence ATGAGCCGGGACGAGGTTCGGGGTGCGATCATGAACCTGGACGCGGTCGGGAGCAAGGTGCGTCTGCCGGCCAGGTTCGACGAGGTCGCGTGGGACAAGCTCGACTACCTCGGGTGGCGAGATCCCCGAGCACCACTGCGCGCCTACCTGGTCACCGACATCGACGGCACGGCGTCGGGCGCATTGCTCCGCCAGAATCCGAACCGGGCTGAGCTCGGCGGGCGAGCGGTCATGTGCTCGCTGTGCCACTTCATGCGCCGTTTCAACGAGGTCGCCCTCTTCGCCGCGCCACGCCCCTCCGCGGACAAGCGCCAGCGGCTGAGCACGCTCGGCATCCTCGTGTGCACCGACCTCGACTGCGTCACGAAGGTGCACAGCGTCCCCGTCCTCGGGCCGCTCGACCCACCGCTCGACGAGATCATTCAGGCGCGCAGGGAGGGGCTGCGCATGCGTACCGTGTCGTTCCTACGCTCGGTGTCGAGCACTCCGCGAAGCGTACGAGGGAGGGGATGA
- a CDS encoding helix-turn-helix domain-containing protein, with product MANTNEGLAAARARGQRRGRPQAMTPEKVAYALQLLAEPNRTMTSIAKLLGVSRSTLYGALPGLIPAQHEQVALGDRRASRIIQDL from the coding sequence GTGGCCAACACCAACGAGGGCCTGGCCGCCGCTCGCGCACGGGGGCAGCGCCGCGGCCGGCCACAGGCGATGACGCCGGAGAAGGTGGCGTACGCGCTGCAACTGCTCGCCGAGCCGAACCGCACGATGACCTCGATCGCCAAGCTGCTTGGCGTATCCCGTAGCACTCTGTACGGCGCGCTGCCTGGCCTCATTCCGGCCCAACACGAACAGGTCGCCCTGGGAGACCGGCGAGCCAGCCGAATCATTCAGGATCTGTAG
- a CDS encoding WD40 repeat domain-containing protein produces the protein MSGAGIRRVVCGLVDGRRVALTLGDHSFQVWSMDDHQQMGDPFTVPDVGSVWGGIAYGVMRERPVAVVVGGGLRVWDLVERRQLSHTSVNLGLCDVACTQLNGELIAVTGGYDQTVQVWHAATGRRLSGPMRGHTSVIRSVACGAMHGRPIAVTASEDHTVRIWDLDRCQQIGQPLRGHDSEVEAVAYGVLGSRPIAVSGGRDGTVRLWNLDDPDRPAATLVGHDSRVHAVALAKVSGQIVAISGGKDVRVWDVRRRLQLGPPLFDGRDIGIISSIACGTRHGGTIVLAASASERVRVWDLNVHRDLGSVTPDRYASELPTSWTDPTTGDVYDLTCELVDAYGSTWELVDYDGTEPIVCEHPLDPRVTFGIADAHAEYDFGDIVTPKDRRHRSTSRRLDDEDDWFDGDDL, from the coding sequence TTGAGCGGAGCCGGCATCCGTCGTGTCGTGTGTGGACTCGTCGACGGCCGCCGCGTCGCGCTCACCCTCGGCGACCACTCCTTTCAGGTCTGGAGCATGGACGACCATCAGCAGATGGGCGACCCGTTCACCGTCCCGGACGTTGGTTCGGTGTGGGGAGGCATCGCATACGGGGTAATGAGGGAGCGCCCGGTGGCGGTCGTTGTCGGCGGTGGTCTACGAGTGTGGGACCTGGTGGAGCGACGGCAGCTCAGCCACACCAGCGTCAACCTGGGTCTTTGTGATGTCGCCTGCACACAGCTCAACGGCGAGCTAATCGCGGTAACCGGTGGTTACGATCAGACCGTACAGGTCTGGCATGCGGCAACCGGAAGGCGGCTCAGCGGCCCGATGCGCGGCCACACCTCCGTCATCAGATCCGTGGCCTGTGGGGCGATGCACGGCCGCCCGATCGCCGTTACCGCCAGCGAGGACCACACCGTTCGAATCTGGGACCTCGACCGGTGCCAGCAGATTGGCCAGCCGCTCCGCGGCCACGACTCCGAGGTCGAGGCGGTCGCATACGGGGTCCTCGGCAGCCGGCCGATCGCCGTTTCCGGCGGCAGGGATGGCACCGTCCGGCTATGGAATCTCGACGATCCCGACCGACCGGCGGCGACATTGGTCGGTCACGACAGCAGGGTGCATGCCGTCGCACTCGCCAAGGTATCCGGGCAGATCGTCGCGATCAGCGGCGGCAAGGACGTGCGGGTGTGGGACGTCCGACGACGCCTACAGCTCGGACCACCGCTGTTCGACGGCCGCGACATCGGCATCATCTCCTCGATCGCCTGCGGCACCCGGCATGGCGGCACGATCGTGCTCGCGGCGAGTGCCAGCGAGCGCGTCCGGGTCTGGGACCTGAACGTTCACCGGGACCTGGGCTCAGTCACACCGGACAGGTACGCCTCCGAACTCCCCACGAGCTGGACCGATCCCACCACCGGCGATGTCTACGATCTGACCTGCGAGCTCGTCGACGCCTACGGCAGCACCTGGGAACTCGTCGACTACGACGGCACCGAACCGATCGTTTGCGAGCACCCGTTAGACCCGCGCGTCACGTTCGGTATTGCCGATGCACACGCGGAATACGACTTCGGTGACATCGTCACCCCTAAGGACCGTCGCCACCGCAGCACATCCCGCCGCCTCGACGACGAGGACGACTGGTTCGACGGCGACGACCTGTAA